A portion of the Anoplopoma fimbria isolate UVic2021 breed Golden Eagle Sablefish chromosome 15, Afim_UVic_2022, whole genome shotgun sequence genome contains these proteins:
- the LOC129103906 gene encoding serine/threonine-protein kinase PAK 2-like — MCDSGVCEDKPPAPPVRMSSQGGGAKDPQSANHSSRPLPSVPEERKSRNKIISMFASEKGGRKKDRDKDRPEISSPSDFEHTIHVGFDSVTGEFTGMPEQWARLLQTSNISKSEQKQNPQAVLDILKFYDSTSGKQKYLSFSASDKDSQSSGKQGTATSPSGGKDRDDDDDDDTPPPVVAPRPEHTKSVYTRSVIDPIPATEVDGASKAADRQKKKGGKMTDEEIMEKLRTIVSIGDPKKKYTRYEKIGQGASGTVYTAIDVATGQEVAIKQINLQKQPKKELIINEILVMKEMKNPNIVNFVDSFLVGDELFVVMEYLAGGSLTDVVTETCMDEAQIAAVCREVLQALEFLHANQVIHRDIKSDNVLLGMDGSVKLTDFGFCAQITPEQSKRSTMVGTPYWMAPEVVTRKAYGPKVDIWSLGIMAIEMVEGEPPYLNENPLRALYLIATNGTPELQSPEKLSPVFRSFLSRCLEMDVEKRGSGRELLQHPFLKLAKPLSSLTPLILAAKEAMRSNR, encoded by the exons TCGGCCGTTGCCGTCTGTGCCTGAGGAGAGGAAGTCCAGAAACAAGATCATCTCCATGTTTGCCTCTGAGAAAG GAGGCAGGAAGAAGGACCGGGACAAGGACAGACCTGAGATCTCTTCCCCCTCAGACTTTGAACACACCATCCATGTGGGTTTTGATTCAGTCACTGGAGAGTTCACT GGCATGCCGGAGCAGTGGGCCCGTCTCCTTCAAACCTCCAACATCAGCAAatcagaacagaaacagaatcCTCAGGCCGTGCTCGACATTCTCAAGTTCTACGACTCCACCAGTGGGAAACAGAAATACCTCAGTTTTTCCGCCTCGG ATAAAGACTCGCAGTCG TCAGGCAAACAGGGTACAGCCACCTCCCCATCAGGTGGCAAAGATAgagacgatgatgatgatgacgacacTCCACCTCCAGTGGTGGCACCGCGGCCAGAACACACCAAATCG GTGTACACGAGGTCGGTGATTGACCCAATCCCAGCTACAGAGGTCGACGGCGCCTCCAAGGCCGCTGACaggcagaagaagaagggaggcAAGATGACCGACGAGGAGATCATGGAGAAGCTCA GAACTATTGTCAGCATTGGAGATCCTAAGAAGAAATACACTCGCTATGAGAAGATTGGCCAGGG GGCGTCTGGCACAGTTTATACAGCCATAGATGTTGCCACAGGACAAGAA GTGGCCATCAAACAGATCAACTTGCAGAAGCAGCCGAAGAAGGAGCTGATCATCAATGAGATCCTGGTCATGAAGGAGATGAAGAACCCTAACATTGTCAACTTCGTAGATAG tTTCCTCGTAGGAGACGAGCTCTTTGTGGTGATGGAGTACCTGGCTGGTGGCTCCCTAACGGATGTTGTGACGGAGACGTGCATGGACGAGGCTCAGATCGCAGCAGTCTGCAGAGAG GTCCTCCAGGCTCTGGAGTTTCTTCACGCCAACCAGGTCATCCACAGAGACATCAAGAGTGACAACGTGTTGCTGGGGATGGACGGATCAGTCAAACTCA cTGACTTCGGCTTCTGCGCCCAGATCACTCCAGAGCAGAGCAAGCGTAGCACCATGGTGGGAACCCCGTACTGGATGGCTCCAGAGGTGGTGACCAGGAAAGCGTACGGCCCCAAAGTGGACATTTGGTCTCTGGGGATCATGGCCATAGAGATGGTGGAGGGAGAGCCTCCATATCTCAATGAGAACCCTCTCAGG GCATTGTATTTAATTGCCACCAATGGGACTCCTGAGCTGCAGAGTCCAGAGAAGCTGTCTCCTGTCTTCAGATCTTTCCTGTCCCGCTGTCTGGAGATGGATGTGGAGAAACGAGGATCAGGCAGAGAACTGCTGCAG CACCCATTCCTGAAGCTGGCCAAGCCTCTGTCCAGCCTCACCCCGCTCATCCTGGCAGCCAAGGAGGCCATGAGGAGCAACCGCTAA